In Sardina pilchardus chromosome 8, fSarPil1.1, whole genome shotgun sequence, the genomic window AATTTAAgattcagatgcaaaagcctctagaTGCTAGCATGGGCCACCTCCGTCAAAAACGAGATAACGTTGGTGAGggaatgctctccacacacattAATGTATATGTTAATCAAATAATTTTGCTTCAAAACACGCTAAGTACCACTCTCCCTGTTCTGAAATAGTGATTTGTAGGCAAAAAACGTCTGTAggagaaaagtggtcagacagattcagagggttttgcatctgacaTCTTCAATTATAAATTATTATGGTCACCCTGTTCCACTGCACAAACCAATTATTTAAACGAGGACACAAGAACAAGGATAAACTTCCCAATTTCCATTTTAgtattacaaaaaaaattgcTCTCTGATTCATATTCTGTATGTTTTCCATAATGGTGATATACTATGCTGAAACAAATGTCTTCTATTTACTGATCTAACAGTGACAGCTGTCTTGCCCAGTCCCGTGTACGACCCCTGTCACAACTACACTACCTTGGATGAACCCTGGAGAGCTACCAACTACTTCTACGACTTCGCTCATTGCGACAGCTGGAACTCCTGGCACGGCTGGTACCGGTTCCTCCATCACGGACAGAACATACGGATGCCTGAGGAGTGCGTGCCTCGACCTGGATGCGGCGTTATTGGCAAACTGTGGATGAATGGAACCCACCCTCAACTACAGGACGGGATCGTTACAAGGGAGATATGTACGGCGGCTCACGAGAGTACTACTGTGCACAGCTGCTGTTTCTACCTCGCCCCTCCGATTCAAGTCAAAGCTTGTCCAGGAAACTACTATGTCTACCGGTTGGACCCACCCGGTGGCTGTAATTTTGCTTACTGTACAGGTATGATAACCGGTATTTTTGTCCTCTTCAGTCTTATAGCTGACTATCAACCACCAAATATTTTTTATCCTCACAATCTTTAGTTCACCAACTGGTTTACTTTTGAGGGGCAGATTATATTTGCTTTAAAACCAACAATTATTTTGTAGATGTGAACACCATATCTCCAACCGTTTCTCCTACATCTGCAACTGTGCAAACCACAACAGGTGACAATTTTTCAAACTGTTTTCTCCGCAATCCTTGAAAAACTTTATAATGATGCATGATGCCTTCATGTGACATGAATGTTTTGTACCATATCTTGCTCattgactcactcactcctatCTCGGTGTAGTCTCTGCTAACCCCTGTGGTGACGTCCACTGCACAGAAGATGAGGTATGTGGGGAAGTACATGGAATCTATGGCTGCTTGTGCAACAAGAGCAATGACCGACCCATCCCAGAGTCATTTGGTAAGCCCTAATCCAAGAGCTGTGCCGATTCGTCTTATGGATGTTTGCATTAGTACTTGTAgcatctgtccctctctcaggtGTAGTTGCCACGTGCCACAGTAGCTCctgctgtatgtgtctgtccctctctcaggtGTAGTTGCCACGTGTCACAAtagctcctgctcctctctctggtgTAGTTGCTACGTGTCACAAtagctcctgctcctctctgagGTGTAGTTGCCACGTGTCACAAtagctcctgctcctctctcaggTTTGGTTGCTACGTGTCACAATAGCTCCTGCTGGATGTCGTTGTCCCGGTGCCTCCTCTTTGAGGATGGCTTTCCTGCTCGCGCTCTACACCTCAACGATCCGGCCTGCACAGGCACAGTCAGAGACGGACGGGTGGAGTTCCATTTCAACAACGACGACCAGCAATGCGGAACTGTTCTAAGGGTGAGGAGCAAAAACAATTTGATCAACCTCTACATCTACCAAAGCCTTTAATCACCAGCGGGTATAAGTTAGCAGCTATATAACCTTCAGTGAATACATGGACTGATGCAAATTAGCTAAATAAAACAGATATGTGCATTAATGTTAGTGATCCTATTCTCATGTGGAACGATATCCTTAGCAGTACCTATCTAAAGTAAAAGCAACAGTGACCAAACAGTTACCCCAAAAAGGATCCTTCTGGTTGTGCTGATATGAAAATGATAACCtattgggatttttttttcaggccAATAATACCCACTTCATCTACGAGAATTCTATTCAAGGGACCACCGACTCTGCAGAGGGTCTTATTATTAGCAGACAGAGACAACTGAATCTGCAGTTTGTCTGTGAATATCCTATAAAACAAAATGCTTCCATGGATATGGCTATCCATACCTTGACAAGGTGAAATTCTGCATCATAACATTTCGTAAATGTAAATTTCAGTGTAATTTATAGAACCACATGTTCCACTTCCTGTATGTGAGACGTATAATTTAAAGcttaatttattaaaattacTTTGTGGGAAAAGTCCTTTCGACAAGTTGACTTTATAATAGATTTTCATCAAAAGCAAATGGATGCATAGTTTTCTTTTAGTAACTGTAAAACGCTGCCAAAATGTGTAGGTTTGTTTAATCCATTATAATATTGCCAGTGAAAATGTGCTCTCTAATACCCTTAACATCCCTGCAGCGTTATACACCAGAAGCTGCCTGCAGCACAGGGGACATACCAAGTCCAGATGACTCCATATAAGGACGCAGGGTTCACGCAGCAGTTCAGTGGCAATGTGACGGGTCAAGCTGAGCAGACGCTCTACATAGCCGTGGACCTGGAGGGAGTGGACAGCCGCCAGCTCTCCAGTGTGCTGGACTCCTGTTGGGCCACACCCGGCAACGACTccgcctcctccatcacctggGACCTCATCACTCATCAGTCTGTTACCATGAGACAACTACTGCCTCTAACATGTTAAACATGCCCACACCATCAGTCTGTTACCATGAGATAACTACTGCCTCTAACATGTTAAACATGCCCACACCATCAGTCTGTTACCATGAGATAACTACTGCACTGACATGTTAAACATGCCCACACCATATAGATGCACTAACATGTTAAACATGCCCACACCATATAGATGCACTGACATGTTAAACATGCCCACACCATATAGATGCACTGACATGTTAAACATGCCCACACCATCAGTCTGTTACCATGAGATAACTACTGCACTGACATGTTAAACATGCCCACACCATATAGATGCACTGACATGTTAAACATGCCCACACCATTTAGATGCACTGACATGTTAAACATGCCCACACCATTTAGATGCACTGACATGTTAAACATGCCCACACCATTTAGATGCACTGACATGTTAAACATGCCCACACCATATAGATGCACTAACATGTTAAACATCCCCACACCATATAGATGCACTGACATGTTAAACATGCCCACACCATTTAGATGCACTGACATGTTAAACATGCCCACACCATCAGTCTGTTACCATGAGAGAACTACTGCCTCTAACATGTTAAACATGCCCACACATCAGTCTGTTACCATGAGAGAACTACTGCCTCTAACATGTTAAACATGCCCACACCATTTAGATGCACTGACATGTTAAACATGCCCACACCATCAGTCTGTTACCATGAGAGAACTACTGCCTCTAACATGTTAAACATGCCCACACCATCAGTCTGTTACCATGAGATAACTACTGCCTCTAACATGTTAAACATGCCCACACCATCAGTCTGTTACCATGAGATAACTACTGCCTCTAACATGTTAAACATGCCCACACCATCAGTCTGTTTCCATGAGACAACTACTGCCACTAACATGTTAAAAATGCCCACACCATTTAGATGCACTAACATGTTAAACATGCCCACACCATTAGTCTGAATTCAGCCTCATATACTATGCACTGTACCAGACTAATTCACTAACTATTATACTTCACTGCCCTAAAATGGCGGATGTTTGCTGTTCATGTTCCTGTCTCTGCGTGCCATCTTGTATACAGTAGTTCCTCATGCTCACCTGTTGCAGGTGTCCCAACCCGGAGGACGGCACGGTGAAGGTGCTGAGGAATGGGGTGTCCACCAGCAGCCGCTTCTCCTTCAGGATGTTCACCTTCGCCGGGGCCTCGTCTCAGGTGTACCTGCACTGCAGCCTCCACCTCTGCCCCCTGGAGGGCAACAGCTGTGTCCCGGTGAGCCTCAGTGCCCCAGCTCCACGTCTTATGGAGTCGGACGTCTGTTGAGAAGATCTTGAGATTATGAATTATTCTGGAGTGAGCTTCAGTGAAGAACGACACTATTAGTAGTGAATGAGAGTAGGACCTCTTCAGGTTTTCTAGTTTGTTCACatgacaaataaataacaaatgtgtatgtgaaagGTCTATAGtgattcattattttttttcctccagaACTGTGACCATGCTGTTCATCAGCACAGAGACCGCAGATCTGCAGACTACCAAGATAACATCACTGTTGGCTTTGGGCCACTATTGCCTGATAAGAACACAGGTAAATGGTTACACAACATGAAGCTGAGATGCTCTGATTCACAGCATTAGTttctgctacagtatatgtgacgTTTTcctgtatctctgtctgtctacactgtaGATGTGCTGGATGTCCTGGCTCCACTGCCAAAGAGACGCTCTCCTCACCTGTGAACATCTGCCATTTCCACACCCCATTCATTATCATTGATCTGAAATCATACCCTTTTACCTACAGGGGGAACTTATTGATTGTTGACACACTGATTATTACTGTAATGACTCTAACTGATTATTAATGACTCTAACTGATTATTAATGATTTTAACTGCATTCATTGTGACTCTAACTGATTATTAATGACTCTATCTGCATTCATTGGAATAGTTCATTCTCATGTGTGTGCTCACAACTGTTGTGAGTAAATCGACTATGTGTAAATCATTCATTGAAATATGCATATGCAAATAAATATGAGAAATGGCtgtttcaattaaaaaaaaagctgttattGTGAATGATTAAACACACCAATTCCAATTGTACGTTTTTGCCTGAAATGGCATCAGAGGCCACTGCCCCCACCTAGTTTGGCCTATAATCAAATGCTTGACCCCTCTGGAAAGCTGACACACTGTAATGTCTTGGAAAACAACCAGAAGAACTGTATGCCAGAGTAAAAGAGGCTATTCTCTTTCTACCAGGTAGCAGGCATCTCTGAACAGACCCCATTTCAGCCCTCTTACTTGATGTGACTttgtgaagctgtgtgcaaAATTAGAGAATTAGAGAATCAATATAAAATGGAAATAGGAGTACTTAAGACAGTTATTTGCCAAACTACATTTTGTGAAATGCCCTATGGAAACTCCCCATAGGACTTTTGGTTATTCAAAATGCATacaatcaaatgcttactgcatatgaacccctttgtgtagaagcataGGCTAATCTTGGTCTCAGATGAAAAGTAACTCTGAAGTTGCATGTTTGTACTTCAGGGGCtctgatatacagtagaatGACTACACTAAATAAAGAATTACTCAAAACATGAATCTTTACCATTTCTATTtcaattaaatgtgtgtgtataagatgcTGTACGAAACGAGGCActggaaagtgtgtgagtgcagcagGAGTTTATCTCAATCCCACTTGCCTGATAGCTTCTACTCTCTACTGCTCCGCTACATCAACAACATTGGAAGTGTAGGATCACTATGGCACTCTCTGAATGCACGCCAAGTTTCAGGGAATTCCGTTCATGGGGGggccatacaataaataaatgtatattactgtaggcctacactaccggttcacacactttttctttcattccccactttgatcaagggggcatTTTAGAGCCCCACCTGTCCCTCGACACTCTGAGAAAGTAGCAGGTCAAGCTTAAAATTGTCAGAATTATTGAAGTAACGTCAAGTTATAAATACACATCAACAAACAGATAAATATCTTGTGGAATTAGACAAATATATGACAGACAGATGTTTTTGTCACTGACACATTCGCTCACTCAGAAGAGTCTTACACGGATGTCCCATTATTGCCAATTTTTGCCCCCAAGAGCAGTgagtttgtctgttttgtttcgTCGTAGCCTAAGTGGTGCAAGGCAAGTGAataaaactgaactgaaaatAAAGAATTATGTGAGTTTGTGCTGTTTTTCAAGGATCGTGtgtaatgaaaaagaaaaagaaagatcaCTTAAAAAGATTCTCAGATAGTGATTTCTCAGGACTGCTGCCAGCCCTGGCACCTCATTAGATCATCGATCTCCATCTGCTAGCGTAGCGCGGACATAGCCGCTAATAGAATCCCGATCTCCATCTGCTAGCGTAGCGCGGACATAGCCGCTAATAGAATCCCGGCGCATTAGCGCGCCCTCAAGACACTCTGGCTCCTGCTCATTAGGCGACGAGTGCGCCTGCTCCGCGGGAGGGAACGGCTCCGTCCGCGGCTGTCAGTGTGAATGTCAGGATGTTATTACCAATGAGCGAGAACAATGAGCCGGCCGAGGACACAGCGGAGAACTGATGACACGAGCACGATGGATTTCTCTCAGCTTCCTTTGTGATTTTCTGgggatgttttgtgtgtgtgtgtgtgtgtgtgtgtgtgtgtgtgtgtgtgtgtgtgtgtgtgtgtgtgtgtgtgtgtgtgtgtgtgtgtgtgtatgtgtgtgtgtgtgtgtgtgtgtgtgtgtgtgtgtgtgtgtgtgtgtgtttgggtgggtgtgtatagGAAGGAGAGATATTCATCAATCTGTCATCAGTCTCCCCCATCAGGTTTTGACAATAAGGGCCAGTTTGCGGCTCCATGAGCCATGACGCATAATACTGCGTTTCCTCTCAATCACACGCTAACGTAAAGTCATCCGTGATAACGGCGCCTATTAGTCATAAAACACACGCTAACGTAAAGTCATACGTGATAACGGCGCCTATTAGTCATAAAACACGGGCTGCTCCAGCTGAGTAGCTCTCAATGGATACCAGACAATGTGGTCGCACGAGCCGCACACATCAGAGACAGCCTTTTTAACCTGTGCATGTTTACCTCAGACACTCCTGTTGTCCCACTGCGCAGAGGTCTTACACATTATACAGGGTAAAGTCCTCTTGGCTACAGGTCTTACACATTATACAGGGTAAAGTCCTCTTGGCTACAGGTCTTACACATTATACAGGGTAAAGTCCTCTTGGCTACAGGTCTTACACATACAGGTCTTACACATTATACAGGGTAAAGTCCTCGTGGCTACAGGTCTTACACATTACCAATCATGATTATCAATTCATGATGGTAACTATAACTAGTGAGCCTACACCAGCAACACATGAATTCATAACGGAATACACAATGGAAAACATTTTCCGAGCAGCAGCACAGTCATTAGGAAAGCTCTCGGTGCAGAGTATCTGCGTCAGTCCTGATTGGATAACTGCATCCACCAGCGCTGCTGCGTGCTGTGTTTACAGCGGGGGGTGTTCCGAAGGCCTCGAGGGTTCCTCTCTTGTCACGGACCCGGTGTTCCTGGTGGAACCGTGGCGTAGCGGAACAGGCCGCCCTGTCCTGTCTTTGTGTGGCGCTGGAGAGTGTTCCCCACGGTGTGTGTCCATTGTTAGACGCCAGACTGGCTTCAGCTCGCAGGCCACTCTCACTTCCTGCACAAACACTAACAGCACACCGTATACTCACTACCCACAATTCAACAGGTGCGTTAAAAACAGACAtgtccagtacagtacagtacacggGCCCAAGGGCTGGATCATAGTCACCTCCAGCCACTGACCCTGAGCTGGGAAAGGgacaaatcacacacagcagtggaaATAAACGGACACCCTCCATCAGCCctccctgggtgtgtgtgtgtgtgtgtgtggggattgGAGAGGTTAGGAACTGTGTGCCCGGGAGTGATGAAGACACGCCGTCTACAGGCAGCCAGTAAAGCTTTTACGTTTATGGGAGCCGACGTGTTCCTGCAGTGCAATTTAATCAGACGCATCTGAGCAGTGGATCACTGGCCCACGTTGTACTCACACGTTTGTGAAACAAATCATGTTAAGCTAGGAGACTGGTGTTTACCGTAAGAGTACAGTCAAATCATGTTAAGCTATGAGACTGGTGTTTACCGTAAGAGTACAGTCAAATCATGTTAAGCTAGGAGACTGGTGTTTACCGTAAGAGTACAGTCAAATCATGTTAAGCTATGAGACTGGTGTTTACCGTAAGAGTACAGTCAAATCATGTTAAGCTATGAGACTGGTGTTTACCGTAAGAGTTCAGTCAAATCATGTTAAGCTAGGAGACTGGTGTTTACCGTAAGAGTACAGTCAAATCATGTTAAGCTAGGACACTGGTGTTTACCGTAAGAGTACAGTGCAGTCAAATAGCTGTAGTGTAGACCAAGTGGGCTGATTGGACAAGGGCTGAGATAGAACTCAGTAGTCAGTAAACTCAGTCCCCTCTGAGGTACGGTTGGCTCAGATCAAAAAGACACTTAGATAAATTACGGCAATTTGAGACAGTGATGGAGCGCTGCTCTGGATCATACTGCTGGGGTACTCTGAATGTCATCAGTTatgtcttaatgtgtgtgtgtgtgtgtgtgtgtgtgtgtgtgtggctctgttaGCTTAATCATGCATTCTTAGTTTGATACTGTAATATGTGAGGCCGTGTGTTTGTCactggtaatgtgtgtgtgtgtgtgtgtgtgtgtgtgtgtgtgtgtgtgtgtgtatcactgacGTTGAGGCTGCTCGCTTTGCCCCGTCCAGCAGAATTTCCCCATTAAGAGTTACAATGCGttcctgttgccatggcaacctcaCTTTTTATATTTGCCGAGCAGGGTCTGCACAGAGAGCGCCCTGTGCATCTCAAAGaagttcacacactcacacacacactcacactcacactcacactcacactcacacacacactcacactcacacacacacacacacacacacacacacacacacacacacacacacacacacacactcacacacacactcacacacacacatacacacacgtacacacacacacacacacacacacacacacgcacactcacacacacacatacagacacacacacacacacacacacactcgcacacatacatacacacacacacacacacacacacacacacacacacacacacacacacgcatacacacacagatatatacacacacacacacacacacacacacacatacacacacacagcatacacacacacacacactcacactcctgcGTCTCCTACCAGAGCCTGTCTCTCCCAGCATCCCCTCTACAGCATCTCCAACACAGCAGTCCTGCTTACAGCTGTGTGGTTCTCTGCATGGCCAAAGCTCAGGGCaggccatagatatatatactgtatatctatgagGGCAGGTAAGGTCCAGATGCACCCGCTAGATCTGCTCCATCACTAGTGCAGTCTATAGGTGATGCAGTCTATAGGTTCCATCACTAGTGCAGTCTAATGCAGTCTATAGGCCCCATCACTAGTGCAGTCTAATGCAGTCTATAGGCTCCATCACTAATGCAGTCTATAGGCTCCATCACTAGTGCAGTCTAATGCAGTCTATAGGCTCCATCACTAATGCAGTCTATAGGCCCCATCACTAGTGCAGTCTAATGCAGTCTATAGGCTCCATCACTAGTGCAGTCTAATGCAGTCTATAGGCTCCATCACTAATGCAGTCTATAGGCCCCATCACTAGTGCAGTCTAATGCAGTCTATAGGCCCCATCACTAGTGCAGTCTAATGCAGTCTATAGGCTCCATCACTAGTGCAGTCGATAGGTAATGCAGTCTATAGGCTCCATCACTAGTGCAGTCTAATGCAGTCTATAGGTTCCATCACTAGTACAGTCTATAGGCTCCATCACTAGTGCAGTCTAATGCAGTCTATAGGCTCCATCACTAATGCAGTCTATAGGCTCCATCACTAGTGCAGTCTAATGCAGTCTATAGGCTCCATCACTAATGCAGTCTATAGGCTCCATCACTAGTGCAGTCTATAGGCTCCATCACTAGTGCAGTCTATAGGCTCCATAGCGCAGTCTAATGCAGGCTATAGGCTCCATCACTAGTGCAGTCTAATGCAGTCTATAGGCTCCATCACTAGTGCAGTCTAATGCAGTCTATAGGCTCCATCACTAATGCAGTCTATAGGCTCCATCACTAATGCAGTCTATAGGCTCCATCACTAGTGCAGTCTATAGGCTCCATCACTAGTGCAGGCTATAGGCTCCATCACTAGTGCAGTCTAATGCAGGCTATAGGCTCTATCACTACTGCAGTCTAACGCAGGCTATAGGCTCCATCACTAGTGCAGTCTAACGCAGGCTATAGGCTCCATCACTAGTGCAGTCTATAGGCTCCATCACTAGTGCAGTCTAATGCAGTCTATAGGCTCCATCACTAGTGCAGTCTAATGCAGTCTATAGGCTCCATCACTAGTGCAGTCTAACGCAGGCTATAGGCTCCATCACTAGTGCAGTCTAATGCAGTCTATAGGCTCCATCACTAGTGCAGTCTAATGCAGTCTATAGGCTCCATCACTAGTGCAGTCTAACGCAGGCTATAGGCTCCATCACTAGTGCAGTCTAATGCAGTCTATAGGTGATGCAGCCTCTAGCTAATAAGCCCTCACATCCTTTATTACAGTAATGCAGTCTATAGGCAATGCAGTCTATACTGTAGGTAATGCAGTCTATAGGTAATGCAGTCTATAGGCAATGCAGTCTATACTGTAGGTAATGCAGTCTATAGGTAATGCAGTCTATAGGCAATGCAGTCTATAGGCAATGCAGTCTATACTGTAGGTAATGCAGTCTATAGGCAATGCAGTCTATAGGCAATGCAGTCTATACTGTAGGTAATGCAGTCTATAGGCAATGCAGTCTATAGGCAATGCAGTCTATACTGTAGGTAATGCAGTCTATAGGCAATGCAGTCTATACTGTAGGTAATGCAGTCTATAGGCAATGCAGTCTATAGGCAATGCAGTCTATAGGTAATGCAGTCTATAGGCATTGCAGTCTATACTGTAGGTAATGCAGTCTATAGGCTCCAGCCTGAAGCCCTCACACATGACTTAGTGGCTCCTTCAGAAACACAGACTATTCATTTGGCGTCTGTCAGGCAGTAAACAAAGGTACCTTCATCAAATCCTCTAAGTCTATGAAAACATAGCTTCTGTTATGACTGATAAAAAAGAGCTGaaagtgttcacacacacacacacacagacacacacacacacacaaacacagagagatccCAGCAACAACTTAAGCTGTCGGCAGTGTTAGGCATTTTTAGATAAGGATAATATTCAAAGCATAATAACACGAGGGACTATTCAAACGGCAAAcaaatgtgttctgtgtttCCCTGCAGGACAGGAAAGGAACACAAGCCTAAAGATAAAGGTTCTTTTCTTCTGTTCTAGAATCCCCAGAGCAGAGCTGGAGCCGGGccagcctcctctctccatctgatgGAACCGCACAAAGGCTCAGCACACAGAATGCAACGTTTgtacaaaacaaatacacagactGAGATCTTGTGATAGGTTTCAACCGAGTACTGTTTTCTATTCAACAGTAAGGAATAGTGAAAGTCGGTGTATGAGTCATTGTGTGGCGGctattctccctctcctctgaggCACGGGAGAGCAGGGGTCAGCAGGGGTCAGCAGGGGTCAGCCGTTTGAAAGGTCAGCCCTTTGCTGGAGCTTCTCCTCATGGTCATGTTGTCTCAGCACATCCAGACACTCTTCCACAACAGCACATCAGCGTGTGATCCAAACATGGCGTCTCCAGGGAGGACGGGATAAACTTAGCTCTTAGACTGGAAACTCACGCCCACCTGTGACGGAGCCGCTTGCTTTGTGTGTACGTGCCACTATGGGCAACGCCATTGACTAGAATGGTGTTGCAAAGAATAGAATGGAAAAGCAGAAATAAACACAATgtaactgatttttttttactgacgtCATGATATGCATGTAATGATATGTTATTTAATTACTATGAATTAGAGTAATATACTATATATTACAGGCCAATGGAATTTATGGATG contains:
- the LOC134089478 gene encoding uromodulin-like; protein product: MSLSRCLLFEDGFPARALHLNDPACTGTVRDGRVEFHFNNDDQQCGTVLRANNTHFIYENSIQGTTDSAEGLIISRQRQLNLQFVCEYPIKQNASMDMAIHTLTSVIHQKLPAAQGTYQVQMTPYKDAGFTQQFSGNVTGQAEQTLYIAVDLEGVDSRQLSSVLDSCWATPGNDSASSITWDLITHQCPNPEDGTVKVLRNGVSTSSRFSFRMFTFAGASSQVYLHCSLHLCPLEGNSCVPNCDHAVHQHRDRRSADYQDNITVGFGPLLPDKNTDVLDVLAPLPKRRSPHL